One window of Nocardia nova SH22a genomic DNA carries:
- a CDS encoding cyclodeaminase/cyclohydrolase family protein, protein MSQDTASSTDTTTFGDSTIGRYLDDLAAKIPAPGGGATAALHAAQGAALVAMVARYTTRAKDADNRPVIDRIIAAADAARARSLDLADADAAAFTAVGAAYKLPKDTDEQIAGRKAAITAALLQAARVPAAVVAEADEVLSLAADLLPIGNPNVVTDIGAAADAARAAAASSQLNIAINVGSLGEQDAAEFAPALRRIEEIFARADALHTDVLAAVVG, encoded by the coding sequence ATGTCTCAGGACACCGCATCGTCGACGGACACCACGACGTTCGGGGATTCGACGATCGGCCGATACCTGGACGATCTCGCCGCCAAGATCCCCGCCCCCGGCGGCGGCGCGACGGCGGCGCTGCATGCCGCACAGGGCGCCGCCCTGGTCGCGATGGTCGCGCGCTACACCACCCGGGCCAAGGACGCCGACAACCGGCCCGTGATCGATCGGATCATCGCCGCCGCCGACGCCGCTCGCGCCCGCTCCCTGGATCTGGCCGATGCCGACGCCGCGGCCTTCACCGCCGTGGGCGCGGCCTACAAGCTCCCCAAGGACACCGACGAGCAGATCGCGGGCCGCAAGGCCGCGATCACCGCCGCACTGCTGCAGGCCGCGCGCGTTCCGGCCGCGGTGGTCGCCGAGGCGGACGAGGTGCTGTCGCTGGCCGCGGATCTGCTGCCGATCGGCAATCCGAACGTGGTCACCGACATCGGCGCCGCCGCCGACGCCGCGCGGGCCGCGGCCGCGAGTTCGCAGCTCAATATCGCCATCAACGTGGGCTCGCTGGGCGAACAGGACGCGGCCGAATTCGCCCCCGCGCTGCGCCGGATCGAGGAGATCTTCGCCCGCGCGGACGCGCTGCACACCGATGTTCTCGCCGCCGTCGTGGGCTGA
- a CDS encoding LLM class F420-dependent oxidoreductase yields MRIGLGINYAGGFKEVAAEVADLERAGLDIVFVPEAYSYDAVSGLGYLAAKTERVQLASGILQLYTRTPTLTAMTAAGLDYVSDGRYILGLGASGPQVIEGFHGVPYDAPIGRTREVVEICRKVWRRERLEYQGKYYTIPLPAERGTGLGKPLKLINHPVRDRIPVLLAALGPKNVQLAAELAEGWQPIFFLPEKAHDVWGEALAAGTAKRDPELGALDVYAGPALAIGDNVEPLREFVKPHLALYIGGMGAKGKNFYHTLATKYGYGAEADRIQELYLAGRKEEATRVAPDDLVRDISLIGPAGFVAERVEAFREAGVTVLNVVPLAETAGARVKLIEQLRELV; encoded by the coding sequence ATGCGTATCGGATTGGGCATCAACTATGCGGGGGGCTTCAAAGAGGTCGCGGCCGAGGTCGCCGATCTCGAGCGGGCCGGCCTCGACATCGTCTTCGTCCCGGAGGCCTATTCCTACGACGCGGTGAGCGGGCTGGGCTACCTCGCCGCCAAGACCGAGCGAGTGCAGCTGGCCTCGGGCATCCTGCAGCTCTACACCCGTACCCCCACCCTGACCGCCATGACCGCCGCGGGTCTGGACTACGTCTCCGACGGCCGCTACATCCTCGGCCTGGGCGCTTCGGGCCCGCAGGTCATCGAGGGATTCCACGGTGTGCCCTACGACGCGCCCATCGGCCGCACCCGCGAGGTGGTCGAGATCTGCCGCAAGGTGTGGCGGCGCGAGCGCCTGGAATATCAGGGCAAGTACTACACGATCCCGCTGCCCGCCGAGCGCGGCACGGGACTGGGCAAGCCGCTCAAGCTCATCAACCACCCGGTCCGCGACCGCATCCCGGTCCTGCTGGCGGCGCTCGGCCCGAAGAACGTGCAGCTGGCGGCCGAACTGGCCGAGGGCTGGCAGCCGATCTTCTTCCTGCCCGAGAAGGCGCACGACGTCTGGGGTGAGGCCCTGGCGGCGGGCACCGCGAAGCGCGATCCCGAACTCGGCGCGCTGGACGTGTACGCCGGGCCCGCGCTGGCGATCGGCGACAATGTCGAACCGCTACGCGAGTTCGTCAAGCCGCACCTGGCCCTCTACATCGGCGGCATGGGCGCCAAGGGCAAGAACTTCTACCACACCCTGGCCACGAAATACGGCTACGGCGCCGAGGCCGACCGCATCCAGGAGCTGTATCTGGCCGGTCGCAAGGAGGAGGCCACCAGGGTGGCCCCCGACGATCTGGTCCGCGACATCTCGCTGATCGGCCCGGCCGGATTCGTCGCCGAGCGGGTCGAGGCGTTCCGCGAGGCCGGTGTCACCGTGCTGAACGTGGTCCCGCTGGCCGAGACCGCCGGGGCGCGGGTGAAGTTGATCGAACAACTACGCGAACTCGTCTGA
- a CDS encoding STAS domain-containing protein → MTTSVSVHDDATVLTVAGEVDLATAPALESAIEAALGGTPATLIIDLLQVSFLASAGMAALVAAHQRAGSATRIVLVAEGPATSRQLKLTNLDQVFTLHTTLDAALAALRQD, encoded by the coding sequence ATGACCACCTCGGTCAGCGTGCACGACGATGCGACCGTGCTCACCGTGGCCGGCGAGGTCGACCTGGCAACCGCTCCCGCGCTCGAGAGTGCCATCGAAGCGGCCCTCGGCGGGACACCGGCGACACTGATCATCGATCTGCTGCAGGTGAGCTTCCTGGCTTCGGCCGGAATGGCCGCGCTCGTGGCCGCTCATCAGCGGGCCGGGTCGGCGACTCGTATCGTTCTCGTCGCCGAGGGCCCCGCCACCAGCAGACAGCTCAAGCTCACCAATCTCGATCAGGTCTTCACCCTGCATACGACGCTCGACGCCGCACTGGCGGCGCTGCGGCAGGACTAG
- a CDS encoding TetR/AcrR family transcriptional regulator, with protein MIATTGGTDFRVPECHPAPTDTPRSHFPDADPRRLRSRAKLLAAATGLLERGGIEAVTIDAVTRVSKVARTTLYRNFGSIVALRAAALDRFLLPAAQVPDSGGTLRDRLIELVHRQAVLIDRAPLHMTTLTWTATSDPAGTASGPEAVALRQHLIERYRRPFDELLGDAHGGAPLDERESITTVARLVGPIVFLRLTGLGRTTRADCARIVDDFLVTRNR; from the coding sequence ATGATCGCGACGACCGGCGGAACAGATTTCCGGGTCCCGGAGTGCCATCCGGCGCCGACGGACACGCCGCGGTCCCATTTCCCGGACGCGGATCCGCGCAGGCTGCGCTCGCGGGCGAAGCTGCTCGCGGCGGCGACCGGACTGCTCGAGCGCGGCGGTATCGAGGCCGTCACCATCGACGCCGTCACCAGGGTCTCGAAGGTCGCGCGTACCACTCTCTATCGCAACTTCGGCAGCATCGTGGCGCTTCGGGCCGCCGCACTCGACCGCTTCCTCCTGCCCGCCGCGCAAGTCCCGGATTCCGGTGGCACACTGCGGGATCGGCTCATCGAGCTCGTTCACCGGCAGGCCGTCCTCATCGATCGCGCTCCGCTGCATATGACGACGCTGACCTGGACGGCCACCAGTGACCCCGCGGGCACCGCGTCCGGTCCGGAGGCGGTGGCCCTGCGGCAGCATCTCATCGAGCGATATCGCCGTCCGTTCGACGAGTTGCTCGGTGACGCGCACGGCGGGGCGCCACTCGACGAGCGGGAATCCATCACGACGGTGGCGCGGCTGGTCGGTCCGATCGTCTTCCTGCGATTGACCGGGCTGGGCCGGACCACCCGCGCCGACTGCGCCCGAATCGTCGACGATTTCCTCGTCACCCGCAATCGCTGA